The Nitrospira sp. sequence ACGCCAGGGTGACGCCCAACGGTGAATTGACGCCCTGTCCCTATATGCCGCTGTCCGCCGGAAATTTGCGTCAACATAGTTTCGTCGATCTCTGGGAGCGATCGGACATCTTCAACTCGTTCCGGTACCCTCAGCTCAAGGGAAAATGCGGCGACTGCGAATACAGTGACATCTGCGGGGGCTGCCGCGCCCGCCCCTATGTCGACCACGGGGACTGGCTGGATGAAGATCAGTGGTGCCTGTACACGCCAAAGGGTGGAGAGAAAATCAAGGTGGCGTTCAATGTTTCCGAAGAGTCTGAAACTGCTTGGGATGACGCTTCAGCGCTCAGGTTGAGCCGTATCCCCTACTTTCTACGCGCCATGGTCAAGAAGGGTGTGGAGAAGCATGCCCGTGAAAACAATATCCCGCTCATCACCGTCGAATTGATGGAGGAACTGCGCAAGAAGCGATTCGGCAACGATGCGCCTGTCTTTAAGTTCTAGCCGTGGATTTCGTGCGCTTCACCCTTCACGCATAACCCTCACCTATGGATACCCTTCAAAGCGTCACCACCGATCTCAACATCCTGATCCCCATCGTCAACCACTGGTTTCACCTGCTTTCAGCAATCATTTGGATCGGCGGCCTGGCATTTCTCGTCATGGCGGTCACACCCGGATTGAAGAAGGCGGTTTCGAAAGATCAGATCAAGCCCATCACAGATGTTTTTTATCAGCATTATAAAAAGGTCGCCGGTGGTCTCTTGGTCGTGCTGCTGTTCACCGGGGGTGTGAACCTCCACTACGTCAATCAGGTCCTGATCTCGCAAACCGGCGCCGGCGTTCAGCACCACTCCAAGTACCTGATGGTCTTCATGATTAAGCTTCTCCTCGTATTGGGGCTTCTCACGCTATTTCTCTATACCGTCATTTTCAAATCTGAAGACGAAGCCGACGACACGGAATCGTATGAGGCTATTCCCTTCCAGCGAGCGGCTCTGTGGATGGGGTTCTTCATCATTCTGTGCGCCGCCGCCATGAAACATCTGCACCAGTAGCGTCTTTTCGATCAGCTCGTCGTTCGCTACAGGCAACGTTATCTTGATCTTGCCGTACCAGTCACAGTCCACCCCAAGCCTTGTTAGCAGAGCGGTATTGCGAACGATTCTCTACGCACAATCTCCTTGTAAAATAGATTTCAATCAGGAGGAGCTTCAGCCAACCGAGGGTTATTTCAGGCCCAGCGCCCGTTTGAAGACCGATTTGAAGCCGAAGTAGCCGAAGGAGTCTTTGAGGTTGGAATAGAGCCGCTTCACGGTACCCATCTCCGGGTTGGTGACGTACTCCATCGTCAAGGCGATCCGCTCTTCCCCCTCCCCGAGTGGTGTGACGGCATGCCAGAGCTTATCACCGTTGAAAATCACCATATCACCAGGTTCAGTGACCAGTTCAAGATGACGCGGCTGCTTGGTCGGGTGGTCCTTGAACAACTCACAGACCAGTTTGCAATGAGTAGACCGATCGACAAGCCCCATCAGGATCGTATAACGCGCGCCTTTATAATAGGACGTGTCGTAGTGGAAACCGATATGGTCACCCGGTTCGGTGTAGTAGTAGAGGGCGCATGAATGGGGATCGTTGTCGGGGCAAAACATGAGCTTCGCATCAACGAGCCGATTTAAGAACTCTCTGAAAGATTCGGCACGGTAGAGATCGAGAAAGCGTGGAGCCTTCTCCTGCACCGTATAGTAACTGACGCTCCCGCCTTTCTTATGACCGGGAATGTAATTGCGATTGAGTTCCCCTTTGACACCCTGGGCCTGGGGAACGAGCACTTCCTCTACAAAGGCGCGGGGCAAGAATTGCTTGATAACTAAGAACTCGTTTTGCTCCCAATACTCTTGGCGGAGACGAGCGAAATCCAATGCAGCGACCGCCTGGTCGACAGCTTCCATTACCATGTTCTCGTGAACGATCATGACTCAGTGCACCCTCTGCTTCTATCCGTTACGCCCGTATTCCTCAATCGCATGAGACCTTCAACCTTTTCAATAACTTGAGATTGGCCCGATGAATGACGCCGGCTCCCTACGGCCCATTCAATACTGGAGCCCTCACAACTTCGGTATCCGGTGGTGTTTTAAAGTCGAATACCTCATTACCTAATCCGAGATTGGGTTTCAAGTTCGAAAATTCAAAGACGGCCACATTGCCGCTGATTTCATAAAGAGACACGGTACGGATGAAATAGGTTTTGGGAAAGACCTCGACGACGATTTTCTGAAGGCCCTGGGCAGAGTCATGTTCCTTGCCTTTGGGAATGAGCGTAATCAGCGGGATGCTACCCACTCCACGCTCCGTTCCGGTGGTGGGTTCAATCTCATACGACTCATCCAATTTTGCTGCTCCCTGCAGCAGTTCCAATGGCGCTTGGGAAGCGGCCATTTGCGTCAGTTTCCCGACCAAAACCTGCTTATGTTCGGGGACGTACACCTTCACATCGTCCTGGTTCACATAAATTTGCTCGCTCGCCGGATCAAGATAGTCCCACCTCAAACGACCAGGCTTTTTGATATACACTTTGCCGGCCGACGTTACAGGCCGTTCAAACCCCTCGATCTTGGTTTTTTGAGAAAAGTCGGCCTGCAGATCTTTCGTTTTTTCATACCGCGCTTGCAACTGCTTAACGACCCCACGGACTTCCTGCAAGGCCTTCTCATCAACCGGTCCGCCTGCGGCCCAAACCGGCAAGACAAACGCGATGCTCAACGATGCCGCCAGCCGCCAGTGTATCATGCTTCCGTCGCACCAACCGGACCGCGCCGCCCAAGGACTTCACGACGCCCGTCTCGCCCCGCCGCCCCCACGATTCCTTCCGATTCCATCTGTTCAATCATACGCGCTGCTCGAGGATAGCCTACCCGCAAGCGGCGCTGAATCAAAGAAGCCGAAGCTTGGCCGGTCGACAGTACCAGATCTTTGGCCTGTTCATACACCTCGTCTCTGGCCTCCTCCGCCGCCGCCTCTTCCGACTTCAGCGATTGCAGCTCTTGGTTGTAGATCGGGAGTGCTTGCTTCTTCACAAACTCAACAACCGATCGGACATCGTCATCCGACACAAAGGACCCATGCAGACGAGCGAGGCGGCCCGTGCCGGAAGCCAAGTACAGCATATCGCCTCGGCCCAGGAGAGCCTCGGCTCCGTTCGCATCCAGAATGGTCCGTGAGTCGGTCTTTGACGACACTTGAAACGCGATGCGTGCGGGGAAATTCGCCTTGATCAGGCCTGTGAGCACATCCACGGATGGACGCTGGGTGGCCAGCACGAGATGAATCCCGGACGCTCTGGCCATCTGTGCGAGTCGGGCGATCTTATCTTCGACATCCTTGGGAGCGACCATCATCAGATCCGCCAATTCGTCGATCATGACGACGATAAAGGGTAACGGTTCCGGCGGCGTCGGCTTCGGTTGCATGCAACCTTGCTCTCCCTCGGCAATTGAGGTTTCACCGGCAGAGAGGCGCTCCTCTTCAGAGAGGAACTGCATCGGAAGCTCAGGCTGTTCGACCGGCGGCGCGTTGTTTTCAGCGAAGGTTTCATGCAAACCGGCAACCTTTCGATTGTAGGCATCGATATTCCGTACCCCGGCCTCAGCCAATAGCTTATACCGCCGCTCCATTTCAGCGACGACCCATCCCAACCCTCTTGCGGCTGATTTGGGCTCCGTAATCACTGGTCTCAATAGATGTGGAATCCCTTCGTATGATTGAAACTCGAGCATCTTCGGGTCAATGAGCAGGAGCTTCACTTCGCTCGGCTTGGCGGCAAAGAGGATACTGAGCAACATCGTGTTCAAACTGACGCTCTTCCCGGCACCGGTCGCGCCAGCCACCAAGAGATGCGGCATGGTCTTCAGATCTGCGGTAATCGGGGCACCGAAAATATCCTTGCCCAACGCGAGTGTCAGCCTGGATCGTGCCCGACGGAAGGATTCGCTCATGACGACTTCTTTCAGGGACACCGTCTCTCGGGACCGATTTGGCACTTCGATCCCAACCACTGATTTACCGGGCAATGGCGCGACGATTCGCAGACTCGTCGCCTTGAGCGCCAACGCGAGGTCATCAGCTAGATTCACAATGCGGGCGACCTTCGTACCAGGCGCCGGCTCGAATTCATACATCGTAACGACGGGGCCGGGCCTCACTTCTGTCACGGTGCCCTCAATGCCGAAGCTCATCAGGGCTCGTGACAAGACCTCGGATTGCGCTTTGAGCTCTTCATCCGACATCCGATCCATCGCCCCAGAGGGATCACTTAACAGAATTTCAGGATCCGGTAGCTGATACTCCCCGGACTCCGCCTGTAAAGCCATCACATCCGGCTCAGCCGCTTCTAATTCTACTGGCGGAGTTGAGACAGGGAATGGCTGAATGATCGGAGTTGGAGGAGTCGGAGTTGGTCTTGGCTCTTCAACTCCTTCAGCAAATGACTCCTCTTGTGCAGTTGGGGTCGGCTTGGGGGTTTTGACCCGTTGCCTGCGATTGCCGACCTCCTTCTGGACCTCAACCGGTCGCTCGGGCATCATGGCGGATATCCCTTCACGAAGAGCACCCCAACGTTCCGGCATGCGACGCACGACTTCGGCTAATGACAGCGGCGTTGTCAGCAAGAGCGACACAAGAAATCCTGCGACTATAAGAATATGGGCGCCGGTCCCGGCAAACACAGCGCGAAGGCCTTCGGCGATCGTCTGACCGACGATCCCGCCGGCCACCCCCCGGGAAATCATCCCGCTCGTGAGCGTCGGCACCCCGGTCGTTTCAAGATGCAGAAACGCACTCAGAAAGAAGACGGCGGCTAAGGAACTTGCAGCCGTTCGGAATCTGATACTCACCGGTGCCTGGGAGAAGCAGCGAAAGCCTAACCGGCCTAAAAGCAAGGGAAAGAGGTAGGCCGCTCCACCGATGGTATAAAAGAACCCACCGGCCAACAACGCGCCAAAGGAACCAATGAGATTCTGAGGCGGTCTCGCAGCCGGAGTTCCGGATGCCACAATCTGCGCTTCCCCGGGCACAAACGACAGAAGACTCAACAGCATGAGCAAGCTCAATGCGATCAAGATCACGCCGATCACTTCCCGCTGAATATGAGAAGGGGGAGAAGGGGCACGGCGGGCTTCGCCCCGCTTAGCCGAGGTGGTGGCACCCATGAAGCGGATGCTAGCACAGGGGGAGGGTCATTTCAAACGAACACGCATCCGTATCACCACCCCTGGCGGGCTGTCCGCACTGAACGGAGAACGATTCTGCGCATCACAACGGGACTGAGGGTGCTGTGTGCCGAATAATCTTGCCTTCCACCAAATAGACCACCAGCTCAGCGATATTGGTGGCATGATCGGCCACCCGTTCAAGATATTTTGCGATAAAGCTCAACCGGATGGCACGGGTAATTGTGGGAGGATCCTCGATCATAAAGGAGAGCAGCTCACGAAATAACTGTTCCATCAGATCATCGACAAAATCGTCATCCGTGAGCACTTTTCTGGCCAGATTGGCATCTTCTTTGATGAACGCGTCGATGCTTTCTTTCACCATCCTCCGCGCAAGACTTCCCATCCTCGGAATATCGATGTACGGCTTCAGCTGCGGCTCTTCGTTCAATTCGATCGCACGTTCAGAGACGTTCTCAGCGAGATCGCTGATTCGTTCGAGTTCGGTCGAGATTTTCATGGCCGTGGTGACCAATCGTAGGTCACGCGCGGCTGGCTGGTGAAGCGCCAACAACTCGATGCAGGCTTCGTCGATCTCCACATCCATCGCATTCACTTTGTGGTCGCGCTCGATCACCCGGCAGGCCAGAGCCGAATCGCGTGTGACCAACGCGGTCAACGCCTTGTCGATCTGATCCTCAGCGAGACCGGCCATCCGCGCCAGCTTCGTCTTCAATTCCGCGAGTTCTTCGTCGAAATGTCGCTGAGCCATCGGGTCACCCGAATCGTCCGGTAATATAGTCTTCCGTCTGCTTCTTCGCAGGGTTGGTGAACAGCTGCTTGGTACGACCGAACTCGACTAGTTGACCGAGGTACATGAACGCCGTCCAGTCCGACACCCGTGCCGCTTGTTGCATGTTGTGCGTCACGATGACGACGGTCAACTCCTTCTTCAGTGAAAATAACAATTCTTCGATGATCCCGGTGGCAATCGGATCCAGCGCGGAACAGGGCTCATCCATCAGCAGGACGTCCGGCTTGACCGCCAAGGCCCGTGCAATACAGAGTCGTTGCTGCTGACCGCCGGACAAACCAAGAGCGCTCTTGTGGAGTCGGTCTTTCACTTCTTCCCACAAGCCGGCCCCTTTGAGGCTTCTTTCGACGATGTCTTCCAACACCGACCGACTCTTCAAGCCTTGCAGTCGTGGGCCATAGGCGACATTTTCATAGATAGACTTGGGAAAGGGATTGGATTTTTGAAACACCATGCCCACACGCTTTCGAAGGTCTGTAATATCGATCGCCGGGTTAAAGATATCGATGCCGTCGAGGAGGATATTTCCTTCGTGCCGCGCTCCCTCGATGAGGTCATTCAGGCGGTTCATGCAGCGGAGCAATGTGGATTTTCCACAGCCTGAAGGCCCAATGAACGCGGTCACATGATTTTCTGGAATCTCCAGTTCGATCTTGAACAGCGACTGAACCGGACCGTAGAAAAAGTTGAAGCCCTGCACCTGAAGTTTGGCCGGCTGTTGTGCAACACTATGATGCGACATCTTGGAATCACTCGGCTCCATACTCTCCATCTCCAGTGAGGAAGAAGGGGGTGCGAGGGGAGGGACACTGGACATCACTTCATACTGCTGATCCAGCATATTTCCTCCTCATCCGATTTCTCAAGACGACGCCCGTCAGATTAAGCGTCACGACCACAAGAATCAATACCAATGTGGTCACATAGACCATAGGCTTGGCCGCCTCAACATTCGGCGATTGGAAACCTACATCATAGATATGAAAGCCCAAGTGCATGAACTTTCGATCCAAATGAAGAAACGGCCATGTCCCGTCTATCGGCATAGCTGGCGCTAGTTTCACCACACCGGTCAACATCAAGGGCGCGACCTCGCCGGCCGCACGGGCCATGGCGAGGATCAGTCCTGTGAGAATGCCGGGGAGCGCCGTAGGGAGCACGACCTTCCACATCGTTTCCCATTTTGTCGCACCCAAACCGATCGATCCCTCTCGGTATTCTCGCGGCACTGCAGCAAGTCCCTCTTCGGTTGCGACGATCACGACCGGAACGGTCAGCAGCGCGAGTGTCAAAGAGGCCCAAAGGATACCACCCGTGCCGAACGTGGGAGACGGCAGCCGTTCGGAAAACCACAGCGCATCCAACGTGCCGCCTACGCCATACACAAGGAATCCCAATCCAAACACACCGAAGACGATCGAAGGAACCCCTGCGAGATTGTTGACCGCGATCCGGACAATCCTCACAATGACTCCTTGACGGGCATACTCCCTGAGATACAGGGCACCGATCACGCCAAAGGGGGTTACCACGAAACTCATGATGATGACCATCATGACGGTGCCGAAAATTGCGGGGAAGATCCCACCCTCGGTGTTAGCCTCACGCGGCTCCGTGGTCAGGACCGTCCAGACATTACCGATGTAAATCCAAATCTTGTCCAAGGTCGAAAGATCGTTGGGTCGAAACACGCGCATGACTTGATCAAGCAAAAGAGATTTCTCTTTCCCATTTGCGTCGATAGCAAGCACCGTATATGGATTCTCAGCCTCGCTTGATCCCGCATGCCGAAGAAGCGGAGGTAAGGACTGCCACACGGCATCCGCACCCTCGGCCACGACCTGTTCTTCTTTCAAGAGGGTCCGTAGGCGTCCATAGAAGTTGCCCCACTCACGTCGTTCCACCATGACAAGATCGACCGGTTTCGTCCGCTCAACGATCTGATCGGTGTTGATCCACCGATAATCCAACCCATAGAGATCACGATTGCCAATCTTCATCCTGATTCGCGGGATGCCTTTCGGACCAACTTCCTCACCGGCCAACTGACCGATCACATGTTTTCCATCCTTCAGCGTCAATTCGACGAGGTCAGCCGGCCAGAAATACCCGAACCCGTTGACGAGGATAAGAACCAGGAGCCCCCCAATCATGAGGAGCGAAAGAGAAAGACCTGCGCCGCAACTCCAAATGAAGAGCTCACCGCTAGCCATAAAATGCTTGAACCACAGTTTCATAGAATTATTCGTGCACCAGTTTGCCGTCACTCTTTGAACGGCTTGCTTCTAACTGCCGGTCTAGAACTGCGCCCCGTGAAATCCGGTCGCTCTAGAACTGACTGTACTTTGCCCTGAGCCGTTGTCGAATCACTTCTGCCGCCGTGTTGAGAACAAAGGTAGCAACAAACAGGAGCAACCCCGCCAAAAAGAGCGTGCGATACAAGGTCCCGCCGTGCGGAGCTTCAGGAATCTCCACGGCAATATTCGCGGAGAGCGTTCGAAACCCGTTGAATAGACTCCAGTCCATGATCGGTGTATTGCCGGTGGCCATCAGGACAATCATGGTTTCTCCGACAGCCCGGCCTAGCCCAATCATCAGAGCCGAGAAGATCCCCGGGCTGGCTGAGATCAGGACCAGATGCGCAAGCGTTTGCCACCGCGTCGCACCAAGCGCCAAGGAACCAGCGATGAGATTCTTGGGAACATTGGAGAGGGCTTCTTCCGAGATGCTGTAGATGATAGGAATGATCGCAAACCCCATAGCCACGCCGACCACGATGGCATTTCGCTGGTCGTAATTTAGCCCGAGATGCGTTTCCAGCCATGGCTTATAGTGTCCACCGAACAAGAGCGATTCCCACCATGTGTTAGTCTCCAGACACCCCCAGACTACGGCAATGATGACCGGCATCATAAGCAACGCCTCGACGCCCGGCCGGACACGATGGCGAAGGGAGGCGGGCAGCATCAAATAGAGCCCGGCAGAGGCAAGGATGGCCACAGGAATGACAAGAACCATGGCCGTCATAGCGGGAAAGTTCCGCTCCAGAACAGGGGCAAACCAGAGTCCGGCAAGAAATCCTAGGACCACAGTTGGAAGCGCCGCCATAATTTCAATCGCGGGCTTGATCTTCGCACGGAGATTCGGATGCATGAACATCGCCGTATAAATCGCGGCCAGCACCGACAACGGGACTGCGAGTAATACCGCATAGAAGGTGCCCTTCACCGTGCCAAAGATAAGAGGGGTCAAGCTGAACTTTGGCTCAAAGTCGTCGGATCCGCTCGATGACTGCCATACAAGCGCCGGCCGATCATATCCTTCATACCAGACCGGAGAAAACAAGGTTCGCCATGTGATCTCTGGATGGAGATTACGGATCTGGTACTGAACCAGCCGATCATTCTCGGACAGGCTGACGAGTCCGTCCGCTTTCGGGGAAAAATAGGTATTGCGAAGCAGCCCCTGTTGCGGAGTAAGAGTCAGCAACGTTTGTTCAGACGTCGAATGATGCAGCCGGATTTCCCCTCCGGCATCGGTAGTAATAAAGCCTTTGTCACGCTGGGAAATCGTAATGTCAGTGACTGGACCCGACTGAGAGGCGAACCGATGGATCATTCTCATATGGGTGGTGTTCGTTCCAGGGTGTTCCCGCACCGGTGTCCACACGGCAATCTTCCCTGACGCGTTGCCGACAACAAGACTTCGATCCCCCATCAAGTAGGCAAGTGCGGTAATCGCTTCGCCTTTCTCGGAAGCCTGAGTTGTCTCTACCACAACAGGATGAGCAGGTTCCCGAATATCGAGCTGATATAATCTCCCCTCTTCGGTTCCCACCGAAAGGATTTCAGCGCGACTCCCGAGCGTGAAGGCCGTGATTCGACCGGGTATACTGGATGTTAGGTCGACCTGCGTGATCGACGACTCGCTGGTTCCATCAGGGCGTGATGTGCTCCGGCTCGTGGTCAGCCAGAGATGTAGGTCTTCCAGGAGCGCGACGATTCGAGCATCGGATTCCGTGCTCTGATAGGCCAGTTTTGTGATCGCTTGTGGAACCGGTGCGGCAAGAACCGGAGCCATGACGGTGACTACCGGGGAGATCGAGCGTTCGTTACCCATAAATTCGTGAACGAATTCGATCGCCACCGGAATGACCTGCCCATCCCCTGTGCCCATAGCCAGATTGTGCCCTTTCCCGAAGGCACGCGCTAATGCTGTAACAGACGCATCTGGCAGCAAGGCACGCGACGGAAACTTTGACGACGTATGAGCCGTCCCTCCTAAGAAGACAAAATCAAGAGAATCACCGCGTAGCACATAGGCGACCTCTTGCTGTTCATCGATTCCAATGATGGCGACAGAAAACGAGCGATCTAAAGGTGAGAGGGAAATCGGCTCAGACAATGTTGCGCGGGTTGGCTGAAAAAGCGGGATGACTTCCTTGACCAGAAACACACACATCCCGAGAATACAAAGGATAATGCCGATGCCGCCGGCTTTGATGATGAAGCCCGTAAGCCGATCCGTGATGGTCCTGATCCGGCGGCGGCTGATCACTCCGCCGACGAGGGCAGGGGTGGGAAAAGATCCCCCGCTCATCGATGGTTCCCCTTGAACCGCAGGTATCGGAGTAAATGGCGGCACTTTCATATCCTGACTGCGACTCCTCTCCCCGATACGGCCGCATTGCCATCTGTCCTGCATTTCTCACAGGGGAGTGAGCGATCATGTGCCCTTCACGATGACCATATTCCTGACAGCTTGGCGTGAAACCTATTCGACTTTCGGCAATTCCTTTTCGATCATGGCCTGAGGGAGCGGAAAGAAGCCATCCTTGATCACGATGGCTTGTCCTTCTTTGCTATAGATAAACTTGATAAACTCCCGCACGAGTGGATCGAGCGGTTTGTTCGGCGCTTTGTTCACGTAGATCAATAGATGCCGCCAGAGGGGATATGAACCATTCATGGCGTTTTCCTGCGTAGGGGCAATAAAGGGCCCCCCTTCTTTTTCGGCCAATGAAAGGACCCGCACACCGGACGTCAAATAGCCGATACCGCTGTAGCCGATGCCTGCAGGATCCTCCGTGATACCCTGCACGACGGAGGCGGACCCTGGTTGTTCCTTGACCTCATCCTTATAGTCGCCGTTTTTCAGCGCATACTCTTTGAAAAACCCGTAGGTGCCGGATGCCGAGTTGCGGCCATAGATGCTGATCGGCAATGCCGCCACTTCGCCTGTAACACCAAGCTGAGTCCATCGTTCCAGGTTTTCCTGTGCGCCGCGTCGACGCGTCTTGGAAAAGATCCCATCAATTTGCGCCATCGTGAGTCCCTGAACCGAGTTGTCTTTGTTGACGTAGACTGCTAGCGCATCGATGGCGACGGGAAAAGCGGTGGGCTTATATCTGAACTTTCTTTCAAAGGCATCGACCTCGGTATTTTTCATCGTTCGGGACATCGGCCCCAGTAGAGCCGTTCCTTCGATTAGGGCCGGAGGGGCTGTGCTCGATCCCTTGCCTTCGATTTGGATTTTGACCTGAGGATATTGTTTGCGAAAACCTTCGGCCCAGAGCGTCATCAGGTTATTGAGCGTGTCCGAACCGATACTGTTGACATTCCCTGATACCCCGCTGACTTTGACATAGCCTTTTAAGGCCGAGTCCAGCACGATGGCATCATCGGCATAGACCGATGGGATGACGGAAGCAAGAGCCCCAAGGAGGGCGAAACACGATAAGCCAGACTTGGCAGCTGATATATTCATAGACAGTCCTTTCATAGTCTCTACACAATAGTCTCGTTCTGTTATCAGCACGTTACCGCAGTGTTACAGGCGTGTTACGTCCTGCCTGGTTCAGGTCCTCCGCCGCTCTTTTCTCGGACAGACCGCTTGCCACCCAATGCTGAATCGACCATTTGTCAAAAATTCCACTGCAGCTGCGTACGGACAATATCTCCCTCCCGGATCAGATAGGGCGCAGTTTGTGTATCCGTGCGCCTAGTCCTGGCGTACGCAATCGTGAACTCTAAGGCCCTGGCAAGTTGGTATTCCACGCCAATTTCCCATTCCCGGACGACATTGAAGGGTGCATTGGTTCGATGCTTCTTCCCCCCGTCGTATTCTTGCCAACGCACATACGGTATGATGGTCATCCACTTATAGTCCCACTTGTACATGGCCTGGACGTAGCCTCCCTGGATGTTGCCATCTACAATGGCTGTTTGCGTGGCGTTCAACTGAGGACCGTGGCCCCAGTTCCATTCGGCTTGGAGGCCGAATGGTTGAGGATACAGAATAAAATGCACACCGACTCGTTCATCAAGGTAATTGCCCTTATTTTCAACTTGGGGTATACCCCCGGGAAGGTTGGTCCCTGAAAGAGTCCCAATATTCGCAGCCCCGACATTGAACGATCCACGGTATGCATCGACTCCAAACTCCACAATCTGCCCATACGGCAATTCAAGGGGATAGGTAGAATGCAGGACGATATGTTTATTGTCATTTCGTTCCGAAATATTGATGGTTTGGCCGTTATAGACCCCAACGCCCAATATGCCGTAGTCTCCAGATCCTTTCAGACCTGAATCGACCAGTCTCCGGAATAGTTTTCTCGTCTCAGCGGGTGTGTAGTAGATAAAAAACCCAAGGTCGCGTTCGCCATTCACCGCACTATTGATGCCATCGCTTCGGTCCAAGGCAATTCGTTGTTGACTAGATTGAAGAGTTTCCCACCCGAACGGAACCTTTGATAATCCGGCTCGAATACGCAATTCCTTTTCCGCGAAGAATAGGAAAGGCACGGGCAAAAAGATGTCGGTATAGGCATCGCGGAGTTGGACAAAGTTATTATTCGCATCGGTGTTTGTCGTGCCTGGAACAACGGTTGCAAATTCGGGTTGCAAATAAAAGGACAGCCAATCCGTGATGTCCCCTGAAAAGATCAGGCGGGCGCGGCGGAAATTGAAGCCCGTATTATCCTTTATCGTGCTATCGTACTCGCTCCGTATGGATTTGTCTCCGGGCAGGTACGTATAACGAAACTGCAAATAGCCTCGTATACTGATCTTGTCGAACCATTTCTTAATCGTTGCTCGGTCTTGAATGATCGCTTCTTTTTTTTCCTCATCGGCTTTCAGCTTGAGCCATTCTTCTTTCGTGATCTGGCCTTTCTCGTACAGGAGATCCTCAATAGCGGCTTGTGCCACATTGGCCTGAACGATCCCGGCGAGACTAATTACACACACCGTAACTGCGAACCACCATCTCTTCATTAAACTTCCTCCTCTCGGTTTTCGGCGCATATTCGCACTGTGCATGGAGTGCGATTGTGAACACGGCGCCGAGATATAGAGGGCCCCGATTAAGATGGCGATACGGAATTGTTAATGATTTGTTAAATGATTTGGTTGGTTGGAGCGCAGCGGGAAGCTGTTTTGACACACTGATTCATCCTGACACCTAAGAGAAAAAAGTAGGTATGTGAAGTCTCGGTCCTGTAGACAGAAAAGCCAAAAGCGAGCTATTGAGCAGGGACGGTTTTGAGAGGTTTTCTCTTAGGTGTCGGCTGGGGTGGTTCGCGACGTAGCTGTTTTAACTGTTCTTGTAACTGTTCCATACGTGCGTCTTGCTTATCCAGCCGATCCCGAAGCTCTTGATTGGTACTGGAAAGCTCTTGAACTTGATGCTGGAGGTCTTCCGAGGA is a genomic window containing:
- a CDS encoding 2OG-Fe(II) oxygenase, which encodes MIVHENMVMEAVDQAVAALDFARLRQEYWEQNEFLVIKQFLPRAFVEEVLVPQAQGVKGELNRNYIPGHKKGGSVSYYTVQEKAPRFLDLYRAESFREFLNRLVDAKLMFCPDNDPHSCALYYYTEPGDHIGFHYDTSYYKGARYTILMGLVDRSTHCKLVCELFKDHPTKQPRHLELVTEPGDMVIFNGDKLWHAVTPLGEGEERIALTMEYVTNPEMGTVKRLYSNLKDSFGYFGFKSVFKRALGLK
- the phoU gene encoding phosphate signaling complex protein PhoU → MAQRHFDEELAELKTKLARMAGLAEDQIDKALTALVTRDSALACRVIERDHKVNAMDVEIDEACIELLALHQPAARDLRLVTTAMKISTELERISDLAENVSERAIELNEEPQLKPYIDIPRMGSLARRMVKESIDAFIKEDANLARKVLTDDDFVDDLMEQLFRELLSFMIEDPPTITRAIRLSFIAKYLERVADHATNIAELVVYLVEGKIIRHTAPSVPL
- a CDS encoding phosphate ABC transporter ATP-binding protein, whose protein sequence is MESMEPSDSKMSHHSVAQQPAKLQVQGFNFFYGPVQSLFKIELEIPENHVTAFIGPSGCGKSTLLRCMNRLNDLIEGARHEGNILLDGIDIFNPAIDITDLRKRVGMVFQKSNPFPKSIYENVAYGPRLQGLKSRSVLEDIVERSLKGAGLWEEVKDRLHKSALGLSGGQQQRLCIARALAVKPDVLLMDEPCSALDPIATGIIEELLFSLKKELTVVIVTHNMQQAARVSDWTAFMYLGQLVEFGRTKQLFTNPAKKQTEDYITGRFG
- a CDS encoding outer membrane lipoprotein carrier protein LolA, which encodes MIHWRLAASLSIAFVLPVWAAGGPVDEKALQEVRGVVKQLQARYEKTKDLQADFSQKTKIEGFERPVTSAGKVYIKKPGRLRWDYLDPASEQIYVNQDDVKVYVPEHKQVLVGKLTQMAASQAPLELLQGAAKLDESYEIEPTTGTERGVGSIPLITLIPKGKEHDSAQGLQKIVVEVFPKTYFIRTVSLYEISGNVAVFEFSNLKPNLGLGNEVFDFKTPPDTEVVRAPVLNGP
- a CDS encoding DNA translocase FtsK 4TM domain-containing protein, translating into MGATTSAKRGEARRAPSPPSHIQREVIGVILIALSLLMLLSLLSFVPGEAQIVASGTPAARPPQNLIGSFGALLAGGFFYTIGGAAYLFPLLLGRLGFRCFSQAPVSIRFRTAASSLAAVFFLSAFLHLETTGVPTLTSGMISRGVAGGIVGQTIAEGLRAVFAGTGAHILIVAGFLVSLLLTTPLSLAEVVRRMPERWGALREGISAMMPERPVEVQKEVGNRRQRVKTPKPTPTAQEESFAEGVEEPRPTPTPPTPIIQPFPVSTPPVELEAAEPDVMALQAESGEYQLPDPEILLSDPSGAMDRMSDEELKAQSEVLSRALMSFGIEGTVTEVRPGPVVTMYEFEPAPGTKVARIVNLADDLALALKATSLRIVAPLPGKSVVGIEVPNRSRETVSLKEVVMSESFRRARSRLTLALGKDIFGAPITADLKTMPHLLVAGATGAGKSVSLNTMLLSILFAAKPSEVKLLLIDPKMLEFQSYEGIPHLLRPVITEPKSAARGLGWVVAEMERRYKLLAEAGVRNIDAYNRKVAGLHETFAENNAPPVEQPELPMQFLSEEERLSAGETSIAEGEQGCMQPKPTPPEPLPFIVVMIDELADLMMVAPKDVEDKIARLAQMARASGIHLVLATQRPSVDVLTGLIKANFPARIAFQVSSKTDSRTILDANGAEALLGRGDMLYLASGTGRLARLHGSFVSDDDVRSVVEFVKKQALPIYNQELQSLKSEEAAAEEARDEVYEQAKDLVLSTGQASASLIQRRLRVGYPRAARMIEQMESEGIVGAAGRDGRREVLGRRGPVGATEA